The following are encoded in a window of Carettochelys insculpta isolate YL-2023 chromosome 30, ASM3395843v1, whole genome shotgun sequence genomic DNA:
- the PEX11B gene encoding peroxisomal membrane protein 11B, translating to MDSWVRFSAQSQAKERVFRAAQYACTLLGYTLQKNGVSDDFLTRIKQLEAHLSLGRKLFRLGNSADALESAKRAIHLSDVVLRFCITVSNLNRAMYFACDNILWVGKSGLIPHMDQDKWSQRSFRYYLFALILNLSRDAYEIRLLMEREVCGKRPKGSETRHALRADSSLQQLVLRLKVKLQLLAHVLRSNPPLLVDVVKNACDIFIPLDKLGLYKTNPGFVGLCGLASSILSILTIVHPWLKLKP from the exons ATGGATTCCTGGGTGCGATTCAGTGCCCAGAGCCAAGCCAAGGAGCGGGTTTTCAG AGCTGCTCAGTACGCCTGCACTCTGCTTGGCTACACGTTGCAGAAGAATGGAGTGAGCGACGATTTTCTCACCAgaatcaagcagctcgaagcgcACCTGAGCCTGGGGCGCAAGT TGTTTCGGCTGGGCAACTCGGCGGACGCCCTGGAGTCAGCAAAGCGAGCCATTCACCTGTCGGATGTGGTCTTGCGCTTCTGCATCACCGTCAGCAACCTGAACAGAGCCATGTACTTTGCCTGCGATAACATCCTGTGGGTGGGAAAGTCAGGCCTCATCCCTCACATGGACCAGGACAAGTGGAGCCAGCGGTCCTTCAG ATATTACCTCTTTGCACTGATCCTGAACCTGAGCCGGGATGCCTATGAGATCCGCCTCCTGATGGAGCGCGAGGTGTGCGGGAAGCGTCCCAAAGGCAGTGAGACCAGGCATGCGCTGCGAGCAGACAGCAGcctccagcagctggtgctgaggCTGAAGGTCAAACTGCAGCTCCTTGCACATGTGCTGAGGAGCAACCCTCCTCTGCTTGTGGACGTGGTGAAAAACGCCTGCGATATCTTCATCCCACTGGACAAGCTGGGGCTGTACAAGACCAACCCAGGGTTCGTGGGACTGTGCGGCCTTGCCTCTTCCATCCTTTCGATCCTCACCATTGTTCATCCCTGGCTCAAACTCAAACCGTAA